A genomic window from Gemmatimonadaceae bacterium includes:
- a CDS encoding amino acid racemase — protein MTHIVGLVGGLGPESTIDYYRRILETWQRTAPDSAPSIVIDSLDVRLALRLVETDRAALIEYLLESLRRLGGAGVDFAALTANTPHLVFDELAARSPVPLLSIVEACADEARKRGLTRLALLGTRFTMEAPFYPKVCSHRGITVVIPDEVERAWVHERYVGELLRGDFRDETRRGFEALVERLRDAEQIDGVILGGTELPLLLGSERIAGVPALDTTALHVHAIVERLRSAHIPAP, from the coding sequence ATGACACACATCGTCGGCCTGGTTGGTGGGCTCGGTCCCGAGTCCACCATCGACTATTATCGCCGCATTCTCGAGACGTGGCAGCGCACGGCGCCCGACAGCGCGCCGTCGATCGTGATCGACAGCCTCGACGTGCGCCTTGCGCTGAGGCTCGTCGAGACCGATCGTGCCGCGCTGATCGAGTATCTCCTCGAGTCGCTGCGCCGGCTGGGCGGCGCCGGTGTCGATTTCGCCGCCCTCACCGCCAACACGCCGCACCTCGTCTTCGATGAGCTCGCGGCTCGCTCGCCGGTGCCCCTGCTCAGTATCGTCGAGGCGTGCGCCGACGAAGCACGCAAGCGCGGTCTCACGCGGCTTGCGCTGCTCGGCACGCGCTTCACGATGGAGGCCCCGTTTTACCCGAAGGTGTGTTCACACCGCGGTATTACCGTGGTAATACCGGATGAAGTCGAGCGCGCGTGGGTGCACGAGCGGTACGTCGGCGAGCTCCTGCGCGGCGACTTTCGCGACGAGACACGCCGCGGCTTCGAGGCGCTCGTCGAACGGCTGCGCGACGCCGAACAGATCGACGGCGTCATCCTCGGCGGCACGGAGCTGCCGTTGTTGCTGGGATCCGAGCGCATTGCCGGTGTTCCGGCGCTCGATACGACAGCGCTCCACGTCCATGCGATAGTCGAACGGCTGCGAAGCGCGCATATTCCCGCGCCATGA
- the galT gene encoding galactose-1-phosphate uridylyltransferase: protein MTSSPAWEERWHPLREEWVIVAAHRQSRPWLGETIPTSDQTLPAYDPTCYLCPGNARVSGRTNPRYDGVFVFDNDHPCVGPAAPDDFAPPPAPYVARRADGVARVISYSPRHDLTLARMPVPEIAAIVDTWRRETRDLGTRPEVRQVLIFENKGDVVGVSNPHPHGQIYATNFTWKTFDTELEAQHRYARETGRALFADIIAAEQQDGRRVLFEDEHAIAFVPYFARYAYEVYVAPKRAVPHVSALSDAEAESLARALKDVTVRYDNLWRQAFPYVMPVHQAPTDGGNYENYHCFVGFLPPLRRPNTLKYLAGPEIGGGNFLSDTSPEEKAAELRSQPARHYSEVTA, encoded by the coding sequence ATGACGTCATCGCCCGCCTGGGAAGAACGCTGGCATCCATTGCGCGAGGAATGGGTGATCGTTGCCGCGCATCGTCAGTCGCGGCCGTGGCTCGGCGAAACGATTCCCACGTCGGACCAAACGCTGCCCGCGTACGATCCGACGTGTTATCTCTGTCCCGGCAACGCGCGCGTGAGCGGCCGTACGAATCCGCGCTACGACGGCGTGTTCGTATTCGACAACGATCATCCGTGCGTCGGGCCCGCCGCGCCTGACGATTTCGCGCCGCCCCCCGCGCCGTACGTGGCGCGCCGTGCCGACGGAGTAGCACGCGTGATCTCGTATTCGCCGCGACACGATCTCACGCTCGCGCGCATGCCGGTGCCGGAGATCGCCGCCATCGTCGATACCTGGCGTCGCGAGACGCGCGATCTCGGCACGCGGCCCGAAGTGCGGCAGGTGCTGATCTTCGAGAACAAAGGCGACGTTGTCGGCGTGTCGAATCCGCATCCCCACGGGCAGATCTACGCGACCAACTTCACGTGGAAGACGTTCGACACCGAGCTCGAGGCGCAACATCGCTACGCGCGCGAGACCGGACGCGCGCTGTTCGCCGACATCATTGCCGCCGAACAGCAGGACGGTCGCCGCGTGCTGTTCGAGGACGAGCACGCGATCGCGTTCGTTCCGTACTTCGCCCGATACGCGTACGAGGTCTACGTCGCGCCGAAGCGCGCCGTCCCGCACGTCTCGGCGCTGTCTGATGCGGAAGCCGAGTCGCTTGCGCGGGCGCTCAAGGATGTGACGGTGCGCTACGACAATCTGTGGCGGCAGGCATTTCCGTACGTGATGCCGGTACATCAAGCGCCAACCGACGGCGGGAATTATGAGAACTATCATTGCTTCGTCGGATTCCTGCCGCCGCTGCGCCGCCCAAATACGCTCAAGTATCTCGCGGGGCCCGAGATCGGTGGCGGCAATTTCCTGAGCGACACGTCGCCCGAGGAGAAGGCGGCCGAGCTGCGATCGCAGCCCGCGAGGCACTACAGCGAGGTGACAGCGTGA
- a CDS encoding galactokinase family protein, translating to MIREPDALLARLRAIHAAIRDAVVAACERENMEQLAAAVADEGGDTIFAIDRISEDVLLEHFGALAKEWPLVLIAEGLGADGRMVLPKGTPAREAELRVIVDPIDGTRGLMYQKRPAWILTGVAPNRGGETTLADIGLALQTEIPLVKQHLCDTLWVVNGAAGGERLNRISGDTSRLDPRPSRATTIAQGYGGLARFFPGGRDILAAVDDTVVERVLGRPPAGRAMAFEDQYISTGGQLYELMMGHDRWIADLRPLLDTRLRAKDRALGLTCHPYDICTESIARACGVIVTDAEGAPLNAPLDVTSDVAWIGFANGAIREQVWSALPGVLLEHGLHTSVDAAGIARFTATVRAHASDFVEDAPIVIARAPGRLDVMGGIADYSGSLVLELPLADATYVAAQRTNDAQIWVRSLTTRGVDVDAAASIAVSAIAPNGQPIDYDAARELFRANPRQHWAAYVAGALLVLARERGLVIRDGLRLLVDSTLPMGKGVASSAALEVAAMRALAGAYDLEIDGQTLGILCQRVENLVVGAPCGVMDQMTAACGEENRLLALLCQPADVIGHTSLPPGLELWGIDSGIRHEIGGADYGAVRVAAFMGYRILAHAFQMPIVDRGDGHVDIDDTRWHGYLANISPGDWRTLHKMIPEQMRGDEFLEMFQGISDRVTRVDPNREYAVRQATEHPILEHERVREFSYALDAGAASEAERARLGELMYASHASYSACGLGSSGTDRLVEMVRTSVGDGLYGAKITGGGSGGTVAVLARAGSRAAIERIANEYAAETGRAAMVLGGASNGAMRSGARVLS from the coding sequence GTGATCCGCGAGCCCGACGCGCTGCTCGCTCGTCTTCGCGCCATTCACGCTGCCATACGCGACGCCGTCGTCGCCGCGTGCGAGCGGGAGAACATGGAGCAGCTCGCCGCTGCCGTTGCCGATGAAGGTGGCGATACGATCTTCGCCATCGACCGAATCTCCGAGGATGTGCTTCTCGAGCATTTCGGTGCACTGGCGAAGGAGTGGCCGCTGGTGCTGATCGCGGAAGGCCTTGGCGCGGACGGACGAATGGTGTTGCCGAAGGGCACGCCGGCGCGCGAGGCGGAGCTTCGCGTCATCGTCGATCCAATCGACGGGACGCGCGGGCTGATGTATCAGAAGCGCCCAGCGTGGATTCTCACCGGTGTCGCGCCGAATCGCGGTGGAGAGACGACGCTCGCGGACATCGGGCTGGCGCTGCAAACCGAAATTCCCCTGGTGAAACAGCATCTGTGCGATACGCTCTGGGTCGTGAACGGCGCAGCCGGTGGCGAGCGACTGAATCGAATCTCCGGCGACACGTCACGCCTCGATCCGCGCCCGTCGCGCGCGACGACGATCGCGCAGGGGTACGGCGGACTCGCGCGCTTCTTTCCCGGCGGCCGCGACATTCTCGCCGCGGTTGATGACACCGTGGTCGAACGCGTGCTCGGCCGCCCGCCGGCGGGGCGCGCGATGGCGTTCGAGGATCAATACATCTCGACCGGCGGGCAGCTTTACGAATTGATGATGGGTCACGACCGGTGGATCGCCGATTTGCGGCCGCTGCTCGACACGCGGCTGCGCGCCAAGGACCGCGCGCTCGGACTGACCTGTCATCCGTACGACATCTGCACCGAGTCGATCGCGCGTGCGTGCGGCGTGATCGTGACCGATGCCGAGGGCGCGCCGCTCAACGCACCGCTCGACGTCACGAGCGACGTCGCGTGGATCGGATTCGCCAACGGCGCGATTCGCGAGCAAGTCTGGTCCGCGTTGCCCGGCGTACTGCTCGAGCATGGCTTGCACACGAGCGTGGACGCCGCGGGTATCGCGCGCTTTACGGCGACGGTGCGAGCGCACGCCAGTGATTTCGTCGAGGATGCACCGATCGTCATCGCGCGCGCCCCAGGGCGGCTGGATGTGATGGGCGGGATCGCGGACTATTCCGGCTCGCTCGTTCTGGAGCTGCCGCTCGCCGACGCAACGTATGTGGCCGCGCAACGCACGAATGATGCGCAGATCTGGGTACGCAGCCTCACGACGCGCGGTGTCGATGTCGACGCTGCCGCTTCGATCGCCGTGTCGGCAATCGCGCCGAATGGCCAACCGATCGACTACGACGCCGCGCGTGAGCTGTTCCGCGCGAATCCTCGACAACACTGGGCCGCGTACGTCGCCGGCGCGCTGCTCGTCCTCGCGCGTGAACGCGGTCTCGTGATTCGCGACGGCCTGCGCCTGCTCGTCGACTCGACGCTGCCGATGGGGAAGGGTGTCGCCTCCTCGGCCGCGCTCGAAGTCGCGGCGATGCGCGCACTGGCCGGCGCGTACGATCTCGAGATCGACGGGCAAACGCTCGGCATCCTCTGTCAAAGAGTTGAAAACCTCGTCGTCGGCGCGCCATGCGGTGTGATGGACCAGATGACGGCGGCGTGCGGCGAGGAAAATCGCCTGCTCGCGCTTTTGTGCCAGCCCGCGGACGTGATCGGACACACCTCGCTGCCGCCAGGCCTCGAGTTATGGGGCATCGACTCAGGCATTCGTCATGAAATCGGCGGCGCCGACTACGGCGCCGTGCGCGTCGCGGCGTTCATGGGCTATCGCATTCTCGCGCATGCGTTCCAGATGCCCATTGTCGACCGCGGCGACGGGCACGTCGATATCGACGACACGCGTTGGCATGGCTACCTCGCGAACATCTCGCCCGGGGATTGGCGCACGCTGCACAAGATGATTCCCGAGCAGATGCGCGGCGACGAATTCCTGGAGATGTTCCAGGGCATCTCGGATCGCGTGACACGAGTCGATCCCAATCGCGAATACGCCGTGCGCCAGGCGACGGAGCATCCGATTCTCGAGCACGAGCGCGTGCGCGAGTTCAGCTACGCGCTCGATGCCGGCGCTGCGTCGGAAGCCGAGCGAGCTCGGCTCGGCGAATTGATGTATGCCTCGCACGCGAGCTACAGCGCGTGCGGATTGGGCTCGAGTGGAACGGATCGGTTGGTGGAGATGGTGCGCACGTCGGTGGGTGACGGACTCTATGGCGCCAAGATCACCGGCGGGGGTAGCGGTGGCACCGTCGCGGTGCTCGCGCGTGCCGGGTCGCGCGCGGCGATCGAGCGGATTGCGAATGAGTACGCTGCCGAGACCGGGCGCGCGGCGATGGTGCTTGGTGGCGCGTCGAATGGCGCGATGCGGAGTGGGGCGCGCGTATTGTCATGA